A segment of the Mogibacterium diversum genome:
GGTTCTTGCAATGTTACCAGTATTTTGAGGTATTTCTGGCTCAACTAGGACTACATGTAGTGACAAATTCATCTCCTTAAAAACTAAAACTTTCAACAAAAATATAATATCAGTTAGGTGTTGTATTTTCAATAATGCAATTTTAAATTTATTTTTGATTCTCTCTATTATATCTACATACATCCCTTACACAGCATTCATCACATTTGGGATTTCTGGCGGTACAGCATCTTCTTCCGTGAAAAATTAATACATGATGCATATGTGACCATCTATTCTTAGGAATTACTTCCATAAGTGCTTTTTCTGTTTTTAAAACATCACCCTCATCAACGAGCCCAATTCGATTAGAAACCCTAAACACATGGGTATCGACAGCTATATGAGGCTCTCCAAACCCGACAGACATGACTACATTGGCTGTCTTACGCCCTACTCCCGGAAGTTTTTGAAGTTCTGAAAAGTTGCGAGGAACTTCTCCCCCATATGATTCAGTTAGCATATTTCCAATTCCTACAAGGCTTTTTGCTTTATTTTTATATAATCCTAGAGTTTTAATCATTCCTTCCACGTCTTTGATGTCTGCTGCTGCTAGTTGACGTGGATTCTCATAAGTACTAAAAAGTCTTGGTGTTATCCTGTTTACACTTGCGTCTGTCGTCTGTGCAGATAATACAACTGCAAGTAGCAAATGAAAGATCGAATCATAATGTAGTGCACAATCAGCATCAGGATACTCTGCTTCCAGCTTATCCAATACTAATTTTACTTCATCATCAGTTTTAAAATATTTTTTTGTTTTACGTTTATTCATGATACTACCCTTTTTTCGTGTTTAAATATTGACTTTATACATGCTTTCAATATAATCGTATACGAAGAATACATTTATACAAATTGTATACCCCATACAGTAGTGTAATTACAATTAAAGGAGCTAAATATGGTAATGAACCCCGAACTAGAGAGCAATCAGCCTCTATCAAATAGTCTTTTCGTAAAGGTCCAAAAAGACATTCTCAGCGGAAAAATACCAGCTAATTCAAAGCTTACAGAGCAGGCAATCTGCAAGAAATACAACGTTAGTAGAACTCCTGTACGCGAGGCCTTTAGACAATTAGAATCTGACGGACTAATTGAAAATATACCTAATCGCGGTGCATACGTAATCGGTTTATCAAGCCGTGATATTTCAGACCTATTTGATCTTAGGAGAACGTTTGAAGTACAAGCAGTCGAATGGGCGATTGAGCGAATGAATGATGATGAAGTAAACACACTTAGAGAGAACATCGAATTTATGGAGTTCTATACTCTAAAAAATGATGTAGATAAGGTTTTGTATTTTAATTCCGCATTCCACAATATCATCTATAAAGGTACTAAAAACAGAATGCTCTATCTTACTTTATCAACATATCAAACATACCTTAAGCACTCAGCACCTGCAAAGACATTCTCCGATGACTATCTGAAAACGATACTGCAGGAGCACAAGAATATTTTTGAAGCCTTCGAAACTAAAAATGTAGCCGCTGGTAAAACTGCTATGGAATACCATATGAAACAAAGCAAACTTCGAAGAATGTCTCATCTCTTCTAAATAACATATCAATGCGATAGCATTATTTTTTAATAATACTATCGCATTTTATATGAATTAGATTATTTGTTTAACTTGTGCTCTATCCACCCCAATATATCCTTTATAACTTGTTTCTTACAAATATCATGAAGAATATCATGATAACAATCCTTATATAGTTTGTACGAAACTTCATTATGACCTTTTGCGCTAAGCATATTCGCTATTCTCATGACCGAATTCCCGCAGTTTCCTCTTTGGTCTTCCGAACCAGCAAGTATATAGATAGGAATATCTGGTAGTCTAACTATACCGTCCTTTCCTCTCAATTGCTCAATTACACTTATCATTTCTCTATAGGCAGACGCAGTAAGCATAAATCCACAATCTTCATCGTCCACATATTTCTTTAACTCTCCTTCATCGCTGCTTATCCAGAAAAATTCATTGTAAGGGGGTGAGCCTGCCGGCTTTCCCATCTGGTACATCGTATTATGAACACTCTCAGATACGGAGTTAAAGCCCTTCCTCTTAATGTGATTATTGGCATTTAATTTAATAAAGCTTAGAGCTGCGGGAATTTCAAGATTTTCCATAGAGATTATCATTGATATATTCCCATACTTAATCGTATATAGCTCACTAAGCATTGCTCCAAATCCAGCACCAATTATGATTCTAGGAACTGTGCCGCCAACTTCAGCTGAAACCTCGTTAAAAAGTGAATCTATATCGCCGAGCAATCCCTCGTAGGAATTTTTCTTTATCCCAAAGCAACCTTGGTGCCCCTGTTTGCTCATCCCGTGACCTATAAGATCATTACCACATACGTAAAATCCATAGTCATTAAGCGCCACGGCTAGCTCATGATAACGCATGCTATGTTCGCTAATGTCGTGTACTATCTGAACTATAGCACGTGGGTTTACGCGTGTGTATTTAAACGAAACAACCTGTCCTTCACCGTTTGCTGCACGTCTATATATATCCCTATATTCTGCCATGTGTCACCTCACAATATTATGCTTGTGTTAATTTATCCCAATAAATTTAATATTCAAATTTAATAATTATGATGATAATTCACACCCTATAATAGAGTATAGCACAAGAGATAGGTGCAAATAAAACACCTATCTCTATCTATCAGTTAGTATTAACTATTGTACGCACAAGCTTAACGAACATCGAACTTAAGGCTATTATCAGATACTGTGATTTCTATAGTCTGACCATCAATTACTTCGTTTGAAATAATCATCTCCGCAATTTGATTCTCGATATTCTTCTGTACATACCTTTTTACAGGTCTTGCACCAAATTCTTCGTCATATGACTCTTTAGCTATAAAGCGCCTTGCATCTTCGGAAAGTTCAAGACCTATACCGCGTTCTTCAAGCCTCTTTACGAGCGACTCAATAATTAAATCAACGATCTTTTCTATTTGCTCAATTGTGAGTGACTTAAACACGACTATATCATCTATTCTATTGAGAAACTCTGGTCTGAAGAATGTCTTAAGCTGTGATTCAGGTAGATTAGACGTCATGATAATGATTGTGTTCTTAAAATCTACCGTCCGTCCCTGGTTGTCTGTAAGTCTTCCATCATCCAGTAACTGAAGGAGTATGTTAAATACATCTGGATGAGCTTTCTCAATTTCGTCAAACAATATGACACTATAAGGTTTTCTTCTTACAGCCTCAGTTAATTGTCCACCTTCATCATATCCAACATATCCTGGAGGAGATCCGACTAGTCTTGAGACCGTATGCTTTTCCATGTACTCTGACATATCGATTCTGATTAAGTTCTTTTCAGTATCAAATAGTGTCTCTGTAAGCGCTTTTGCGAGCTCTGTCTTACCTACTCCTGTAGGTCCCAAGAATATAAATGACCCAACTGGACGATTCTCGTTCTTAAGCCCTGCACGAGCCCTTAAAATTGCCTCTGAAACGGCTTTTACACCCTCATCCTGACCGATTACCCTCTTATGAAGAATATCCTCCAGGTGGAGCAATTTTTCACGCTCAGATTCAGCTAGCTTACTTACCGGAATACCTGTCCACTCAGAGATTACTGCTTGAATTTCTTCTTCTCCAACCTCCTCACGGAGCATTCGGCTTTCATTAGCTTGTTCTGTCTTATTCTTTAAATCTTCAATTTCTTTTTCAAGAGCTGGTAGCTCACCATACTTCAGCTTTGCTAGCTTCTCTAAATCATACTCACGCTCTGCACTTTCAATCTCATGGCGGAGCTCATCTAGCTTTAGCTTTTTATTCTTAAGCTCTTGAATCATATTTTTCTCATTTGACCATTTAGCCATGAGTTCGTCATTTTCAGTCTTAAGATTTGCTAGTTCCTCGCTGATCGCATCAAGCCTACTCTTGCTAGCCTTATCCTCTTCTTTGGAGAGCGCCTGTTTTTCAATTTCAAGCTGCATGATTTTACGAGAGATCTGGTCAAGATCTGAAGGCATACTGTCTATTTCAGTTCTAATCCTAGCAGCGGCCTCGTCCATCAGATCAATAGCTTTGTCAGGTAAATATCTGTCGCTAATATATCTGTTAGATAATGTTGCACATGCGATTAAAGCATTATCAGTGATTCTAACACCATGATGAATCTCAAACTTTTCTTTAAGACCTCTTAAAATAGATATAGTATCCTCAACAGATGGTTCATCTACCATCACCTTTTGGAATCGTCTTTCAAGAGCTGCATCTGTCTCTATGTACTTTCTGTACTCATCAAGAGTTGTTGCCCCTATGCAGTGAAGTTCACCTCTAGCAAGCTTTGGCTTTAGAAGATTTCCTGCATCCATCGACCCTTCAGTCTTTCCAGCACCGACAATAGTATGAATCTCATCTATAAAGAGTATGATATTCCCATCTGATTTATCAATTTCATTTAGAACCGCCTTAAGACGTTCTTCAAACTCACCTCTATACTTGGCACCGGCAATAAGCGAACCCATATCAAGAGAGAAAATGGTCTTTCCTTTAAGTCCATCTGGAACATCGCCATTTACAATACGCTGAGCAAGTCCCTCTACAACAGCAGTCTTTCCAACTCCAGGTTGTCCAATAAGTACCGGATTGTTTTTCGTCCTTCTCGATAGGATTTCAATTGCCCTTCTAATCTCGAGATCCCTGCCTATAACTGGGTCAAGCTTACCCTTTCTTGCAGCATCAACTAAATCTGTTCCATATTTATTTAGAGCATCATACGTATCCTCTGGATTCTGACTTGTCACTCTTTGATTTCCTCTAACCATAGTCAGAGCCTTCATGAATTCGTCTTTATTAATACCATACTTGGTCATCAATCTGCTTACTTCCTGGTTGTTAGAATCAAGAATTGCAAGATATAGATGTTCAACACTTACGTATTCATCCTTGAAGTCACTTGCTATTTTTTCGGCTTTAGTAAGCACATTGTTAAGCTCAGAACTCATATATAACTGTGCAGAGCTACCACTTACCTTAGGTAGCTTTTCAAGATCTGATTTCAAGTCAGCTTTTAAAGATTTAACATCTACATTCATTGCCTCCAAAAGCTTAGGAATCAAACCATCACTATCACTTATTATTGCATAATGAACATGTGCAATTTCTAATTGCTGGTGTCCATACGAATTAGCTATACTTTGCGCATCGAGAATGGCACCTTGCATTTTCTGTGTATATTTTTCAATATTCATTGCCTTCCTCCTTAAATAATTACTTTATTATAAGCATCACATTTTGCTTACATTAATAATTTAGCACTCGTCTGTGACGAGTGCTAATAATTAACGTGATGATTATGTGAAGATGCGGATTTA
Coding sequences within it:
- the nth gene encoding endonuclease III, coding for MNKRKTKKYFKTDDEVKLVLDKLEAEYPDADCALHYDSIFHLLLAVVLSAQTTDASVNRITPRLFSTYENPRQLAAADIKDVEGMIKTLGLYKNKAKSLVGIGNMLTESYGGEVPRNFSELQKLPGVGRKTANVVMSVGFGEPHIAVDTHVFRVSNRIGLVDEGDVLKTEKALMEVIPKNRWSHMHHVLIFHGRRCCTARNPKCDECCVRDVCRYNRENQK
- the clpB gene encoding ATP-dependent chaperone ClpB; its protein translation is MNIEKYTQKMQGAILDAQSIANSYGHQQLEIAHVHYAIISDSDGLIPKLLEAMNVDVKSLKADLKSDLEKLPKVSGSSAQLYMSSELNNVLTKAEKIASDFKDEYVSVEHLYLAILDSNNQEVSRLMTKYGINKDEFMKALTMVRGNQRVTSQNPEDTYDALNKYGTDLVDAARKGKLDPVIGRDLEIRRAIEILSRRTKNNPVLIGQPGVGKTAVVEGLAQRIVNGDVPDGLKGKTIFSLDMGSLIAGAKYRGEFEERLKAVLNEIDKSDGNIILFIDEIHTIVGAGKTEGSMDAGNLLKPKLARGELHCIGATTLDEYRKYIETDAALERRFQKVMVDEPSVEDTISILRGLKEKFEIHHGVRITDNALIACATLSNRYISDRYLPDKAIDLMDEAAARIRTEIDSMPSDLDQISRKIMQLEIEKQALSKEEDKASKSRLDAISEELANLKTENDELMAKWSNEKNMIQELKNKKLKLDELRHEIESAEREYDLEKLAKLKYGELPALEKEIEDLKNKTEQANESRMLREEVGEEEIQAVISEWTGIPVSKLAESEREKLLHLEDILHKRVIGQDEGVKAVSEAILRARAGLKNENRPVGSFIFLGPTGVGKTELAKALTETLFDTEKNLIRIDMSEYMEKHTVSRLVGSPPGYVGYDEGGQLTEAVRRKPYSVILFDEIEKAHPDVFNILLQLLDDGRLTDNQGRTVDFKNTIIIMTSNLPESQLKTFFRPEFLNRIDDIVVFKSLTIEQIEKIVDLIIESLVKRLEERGIGLELSEDARRFIAKESYDEEFGARPVKRYVQKNIENQIAEMIISNEVIDGQTIEITVSDNSLKFDVR
- a CDS encoding GntR family transcriptional regulator, with the protein product MVMNPELESNQPLSNSLFVKVQKDILSGKIPANSKLTEQAICKKYNVSRTPVREAFRQLESDGLIENIPNRGAYVIGLSSRDISDLFDLRRTFEVQAVEWAIERMNDDEVNTLRENIEFMEFYTLKNDVDKVLYFNSAFHNIIYKGTKNRMLYLTLSTYQTYLKHSAPAKTFSDDYLKTILQEHKNIFEAFETKNVAAGKTAMEYHMKQSKLRRMSHLF
- a CDS encoding serine aminopeptidase domain-containing protein codes for the protein MAEYRDIYRRAANGEGQVVSFKYTRVNPRAIVQIVHDISEHSMRYHELAVALNDYGFYVCGNDLIGHGMSKQGHQGCFGIKKNSYEGLLGDIDSLFNEVSAEVGGTVPRIIIGAGFGAMLSELYTIKYGNISMIISMENLEIPAALSFIKLNANNHIKRKGFNSVSESVHNTMYQMGKPAGSPPYNEFFWISSDEGELKKYVDDEDCGFMLTASAYREMISVIEQLRGKDGIVRLPDIPIYILAGSEDQRGNCGNSVMRIANMLSAKGHNEVSYKLYKDCYHDILHDICKKQVIKDILGWIEHKLNK